The segment GAGAAAGTGTTTTTGAGTGATATAGCAAATTTAGGGAAAGGATTTTTGGATGTATTTGTGAATTTTGGAGATATGGTTAGTGATGTTATTGGTATTAAAGCTGATACTAAAAAAAGTGATATAGGGAAGTATTTTAGTGATATTGAGAAGAGTATGCAAGCTATTAAAGTAAAGCTAAGAGAAATTTTAGAGAAGAATGGGAAATATGAAAAAATTAAAACAGTTGTTGATAAATTTATTACAGATAAATTAGATAAAATAACAGAAGGCGCTAAAGAAGTTTCAAATATTGCTGAAGGTGCTGAGTTACTTGGTAATATGGTTACTTCTGATGGTGGAGGTGCTGTTGGTGAGGTTGATAAATTAATAAAGGGAATGAAGACTATTATAGATGTATTAGACCTAAAAGAAGGAAATCCTGATGCTGGTACTGATAAAAAAGCTAAAGATGGTTCTACTTCAAGAGCTCATAATAGTGATGATGCAGGTAATTTATTTGGTAATGATAAAGCTGGTGCAGCTGCTGCTAATGCAAAAGAAGCGGCAACAGATGCAGCAAAAGCCGTAGGAGCCATAACTGGTGCTGATATATTAAAAGCTATTTCTAGTGGTAAAGCTACTGCTTTAGCTAATAATAATTCTGCTTATAATAATGTTGCTGCTGTAACTTCTGCTAAAGATGGGGTTGTAGCAGGAGCTTTAGCTTTAAGAGCTATGGCAAAGGGTGGTAAATTTGCTGGTAACGATGCTGCTAATG is part of the Borrelia duttonii Ly genome and harbors:
- a CDS encoding variable large family protein, which gives rise to MVMMVVMGCNSGGVKDPEKVFLSDIANLGKGFLDVFVNFGDMVSDVIGIKADTKKSDIGKYFSDIEKSMQAIKVKLREILEKNGKYEKIKTVVDKFITDKLDKITEGAKEVSNIAEGAELLGNMVTSDGGGAVGEVDKLIKGMKTIIDVLDLKEGNPDAGTDKKAKDGSTSRAHNSDDAGNLFGNDKAGAAAANAKEAATDAAKAVGAITGADILKAISSGKATALANNNSAYNNVAAVTSAKDGVVAGALALRAMAKGGKFAGNDAANDAVTIVKDAASSAVNKALSTLVIAIRSTVDSGLKTINEALASVNQGDVSTETNE